The following proteins come from a genomic window of Rattus norvegicus strain BN/NHsdMcwi chromosome 8, GRCr8, whole genome shotgun sequence:
- the Or8b43b gene encoding olfactory receptor Olr1237, giving the protein MDLENVTLVTDFILVGLTQQPDFQIPLFILFLAMYLVSALANLGLMILVLLNSHLHTPMYFFLFNLSFIDFCYSSVFTPKMLMNFTLRLNVISYMQCMTQLYFFCFFVSSECYVLTSMAYDRYVAICRPLSYNVVMSPQVCLNLMIGSYLLALSEAVALTVCMLRLTFCDSNINYYFCDILPLLQLSCTSTDVNKLVAYVIVIINIIVTTPTIFISYGFVLSSIFHISSSKGRSKAFSTCSSHIIVVSLFFGSGAFVYFKPSSAGSMDGAKISSVFYTNVVPMMNPLIYSLKNNDVKIALRKMFTRWTV; this is encoded by the coding sequence ATGGACTTAGAAAATGTCACCTTGGTGACTGATTTCATTCTAGTAGGGTTAACACAGCAGCCTGATTTCCAAATACCCCTGTTCATTCTTTTCCTAGCAATGTATCTAGTCAGTGCGTTGGCAAATTTGGGTTTGATGATTCTAGTTTTGCTGAATTCACATcttcacacacccatgtactttttcctctttAACTTGTCTTTTATAGATTTTTGTTACTCTTCTGTGTTCACTCCCAAAATGTTGATGAACTTTACATTAAGACTGAATGTCATTTCCTATATGCAATGTATGACTCAGCtctacttcttttgttttttcgttTCTTCTGAATGCTATGTGCTGACTTCAATGGCCTATGATCGATATGTGGCCATCTGTAGGCCACTTTCATATAATGTTGTGATGTCCCCTCAAGTGTGTTTAAACCTAATGATTGGTTCATATTTGTTGGCACTTTCTGAGGCTGTAGCCCTCACTGTGTGTATGTTGAGACTGACCTTCTGTGATTCAAATATCAATTATTATTTCTGTGACATCCTTCCCTTGCTTCAGCTCTCCTGCACAAGCACTGATGTTAATAAGCTCGTAGCTTATGTAATAGTTATCATCAACATCATTGTTACCACTCCTACCATCTTTATCTCTTATGGTTTTGTCCTCTCCAGCATCTTCCACATCAGTTCATCTAAGGGCAGGTCCAAAGCCTTTAGCACCTGCAGCTCCCACATCATTGTTGTTTCTCTGTTCTTTGGTTCAGGTGCATTTGTGTATTTCAAACCCTCCTCAGCTGGGTCTATGGATGGGGCAAAAATATCTTCTGTTTTTTATACCAATGTGGTTCCTATGATGAATCCATTAATCTACAGTTTGAAAAATAATGATGTTAAAATTGCCCTAAGAAAAATGTTTACAAGGTGGACAGTTTGA
- the Or8b43 gene encoding olfactory receptor Olr1238 produces MDLVNVSLVTDFILIGLTHQPDLQIPLFLLFLAMYLVSALANLGLMILVLLNSHLHTPMYFFLFNLSFIDFCYSSVFTPKMLMNFTLRLNVISYMQCMTQLYIFSFFVSSECYVLTSMAYDRYVAICRPLSYNVVMSPQVCLNLMIGSYLMAFSEAVALTVCMLRLTFCDANINHYFCDILPLLQLSCTSTYVNELVAYVIVIINIIVTTPTIFISYGFILSSIFHISSSKGRSKAFSTCSSHIIVVSLFFGSGAFVYFKPSSAGSMDGAKISSVFYTNVVPMMNPLIYSLKNKDIKIALRKMFARWTV; encoded by the coding sequence atggaCTTAGTAAATGTCTCCTTGGTGACTGATTTCATTCTAATAGGATTAACACACCAGCCTGATCTCCAAATACccctgttccttctgtttctggcAATGTATCTAGTCAGTGCGTTGGCAAATTTGGGTTTGATGATTCTAGTTTTGCTGAATTCACATcttcacacacccatgtactttttcctctttAACTTGTCTTTTATAGATTTTTGTTACTCTTCTGTGTTCACTCCCAAAATGTTGATGAACTTCACATTAAGACTGAATGTCATTTCCTATATGCAATGTATGACTCAGCtctacatcttttcttttttcgtttCTTCTGAATGCTATGTGCTGACTTCAATGGCCTATGATCGATATGTGGCCATCTGTAGGCCACTTTCATATAATGTTGTGATGTCCCCTCAAGTGTGTTTAAACCTAATGATTGGTTCATATTTGATGGCATTTTCTGAGGCTGTAGCCCTCACTGTGTGTATGTTGAGACTGACCTTCTGTGATGCAAACATCAATCATTATTTCTGTGACATCCTTCCCTTGCTTCAGCTCTCCTGCACAAGCACCTATGTTAATGAGCTCGTAGCTTATGTCATAGTCATCATCAACATCATTGTTACCACTCCTACCATCTTTATCTCTTATGGTtttatcctctccagcatcttccACATCAGTTCATCTAAGGGCAGGTCCAAAGCCTTTAGCACCTGCAGCTCCCACATCATTGTTGTTTCTCTGTTCTTTGGTTCAGGTGCATTTGTGTATTTTAAACCCTCCTCAGCTGGGTCTATGGATGGGGCAAAAATATCTTCTGTTTTTTATACCAATGTGGTTCCTATGATGAATCCATTAATCTACagcttaaaaaataaagatattaaaattgCCCTAAGAAAAATGTTTGCAAGGTGGACAGTTTGA